From the genome of Medicago truncatula cultivar Jemalong A17 chromosome 2, MtrunA17r5.0-ANR, whole genome shotgun sequence:
CCCCAGTTGCATTTTGTTGTTCATGTATACATCAATCTACaaaaaacatcttaatcaattgaacaagaaaatcaacaatttttctCGTGCAACTTTGCTCACATAGCTAATCATATTTCCTCATAGACTtttttatctatctatatatatatatatatatatatatatatatatatatatatatatatatatatatatatatatatatatataatatgctaGCACCCTTTTGaagaagcaacaacaacaaaagaaagaaatggaGGGCCAAGAATATCTCAAAAAGTCTAAGGTTATCAAAATAGACTCAAAAAAATCATGGGAACATTACATCTCTTATGCTACCAATCAAAGTTACCCCGTAAGTCttctttgtttatgaaaaatcaTTTAACTTACTGCATATTTGAAATTACACTGAGTTTCACAAGATCATAGTGACACCGTAATTTTGTTACAGCTCTGGTCGATAggttttgtcaaaatcacgatACCAGTGGTACTCTGTGATTCTGCTAAACTCATATATGCTAAATTCATTGTCAATTCAAACATGCACTtacattttttggttttaaatgtTACCAAAATTGCAGGTTGTGGTTCATTTCTCTGCTTTTTGGTGTGTTCCCTCTATACAAATGAATCCTTTCTTTCAAGAATTGGCCTCCAACTATCAAGATGTTCTCTTTCTCACATTGGATGTGGATGAGGTTAAGGTAATTTTATTCACACACAAACTCatctttatttgttaaaattaacTATGTTTGATTTTGTACTATTTCTATGATTTTGTACTATTTCAAGGAAAAAGTGTCCATACAAATCCATCTAAAGTGTTTGTATTCGGATTCCAAACACCACTATATATCATATGCTTCTTGTTTGCATATACTATATTCTAGTAGAGTATTACTTAAGCTTATCTCTAATCTAATCTTGAATAAAGAAATTCATATGTGCTTAACTTTTAACAATGGAATTTTTCTTTATAGTATATGCAATTAAACTCTTTTTgagattatgttttttttttttttttgtcttatatgCATTGTGAACAAACCTGCAATTGTCGTTTCTATATCTATTatcaccttttattttttactccAAATTAAATGAGTTCATGCTTCCAACTATTGGTATTTTGCAGGATAAATTTGCTTCTgcatcctttaattttttttattgtaataaattaatcatttgtggatttttctttcaacttagacctttaaataaatttcatgaCGTTAATGAGGTTGACGTGTAACAAT
Proteins encoded in this window:
- the LOC11405534 gene encoding thioredoxin-like protein CXXS1 isoform X1, translated to MEGQEYLKKSKVIKIDSKKSWEHYISYATNQSYPLWSIGFVKITIPVVVVHFSAFWCVPSIQMNPFFQELASNYQDVLFLTLDVDEVKEIASKMEIKAIPTFLFLNGGTLVDKIVGANPDEIRKRVDHFIQSTPS
- the LOC11405534 gene encoding thioredoxin-like protein CXXS1 isoform X2, which gives rise to MEGQEYLKKSKVIKIDSKKSWEHYISYATNQSYPVVVHFSAFWCVPSIQMNPFFQELASNYQDVLFLTLDVDEVKEIASKMEIKAIPTFLFLNGGTLVDKIVGANPDEIRKRVDHFIQSTPS